In Canis lupus familiaris isolate Mischka breed German Shepherd chromosome 9, alternate assembly UU_Cfam_GSD_1.0, whole genome shotgun sequence, a single window of DNA contains:
- the PIGW gene encoding phosphatidylinositol-glycan biosynthesis class W protein isoform X1 — protein MIEEEKMSQKQMKEAFVSNHNGTSVLEVTQGLCLPAFCILCRGLLIILSQYLCSSHTWRTRLFIDFVFLIVPLVATLTILSSFVLLEHLAVIILGAGLFYQIYCRRTYYARIPVQKILEKFLKISLESEYVPAISCFRVINSAFTAVAILAVDFPLFPRRFAKTELYGTGAMDFGVGGFIFGTAMVCPEVRRKYAEEGSRFYYLTKSLYSVWPLVFLGIGRLVIIKSIGYQEHLTEYGVHWNFFFTLMVVKLITSLLLIIFPLNKSWIVAISIIVLYQLALDFTPLKRLILYGTDGSGTRIGLLNANREGIISTLGYVAIHMAGVQTGSYMFKKRSHVKDWIKVTYCILLTAISLFISLYIVQVNVEVVSRRMANLAFCIWIVASSLILLSSLLVGDIILSFAKFLTKGAIVPCSWKPVQPSATSKKHSESLVSEAERKEASLCLITAMNRNQLVFFLLSNITTGLINLMVDTLHSSTLWALIVLNLYMFTNCLIIFVLHLQDKTIKFW, from the exons ATGATAGAG gaagaaaaaatgtcTCAAAAGCAGATGAAGGAAGCTTTTGTCAGTAACCACAATGGAACCAGTGTGCTAGAAGTTACCCAAGGCCTGTGCTTACCTGCATTCTGTATCCTGTGCAGAGGGCTCCTGATCATTCTCTCACAGTACTTGTGTTCTTCACATACTTGGAGAACTAGGCTATTCATtgactttgttttcttaatagtTCCCCTGGTGGCAACTTTGaccattttgtcttcttttgtccTCCTTGAGCACCTTGCTGTAATTATCCTTGGGGCAGGGCTATTCTATCAAATATACTGCAGAAGAACTTACTATGCCAGAATACCTGTccagaaaatacttgaaaaattcttgaaaatcagTCTAGAATCAGAATATGTTCCAGCCATCTCTTGTTTCCGTGTAATTAACAGTGCATTTACTGCTGTTGCCATTTTGGCTGTAGACTTCCCACTTTTTCCCAGAAGATTTGCCAAAACTGAGCTCTATGGGACAGGAGCAATGGATTTTGGAGTAGGAGGTTTTATTTTTGGGACTGCAATGGTTTGTCCAGAGGTTAGGAGAAAATATGCAGAAGAAGGGTCCAGATTTTATTATCTTACAAAGTCATTGTACTCTGTTTGGCCATTAGTCTTCCTAGGAATAGGACGATTAGTCATTATAAAATCCATAGGCTATCAGGAACATTTAACGGAGTATGGAGTTCACTGGAACTTTTTCTTTACCTTAATGGTTGTGAAACTTATAACATCATTGCTAttgattatttttcctctaaataaATCCTGGATTGTGGCCATCAGCATTATTGTGTTATACCAACTAGCCCTGGACTTTACCCCATTGAAAAGGTTAATTTTGTATGGCACTGATGGTAGTGGCACAAGGATTGGTTTACTAAATGCCAACCGAGAAGGAATAATTTCTACTTTGGGGTATGTGGCAATTCATATGGCTGGTGTGCAAACAGGGtcatatatgtttaaaaaaagatcacatgTCAAAGACTGGATAAAAGTAACATACTGTATTCTGCTGACAGCAATTAGCCTCTTCATATCTCTTTACATAGTTCAGGTAAATGTAGAAGTTGTATCTCGGAGAATGGCCAATTTAGCCTTTTGTATTTGGATAGTTGCTTCCAGCCTGATCCTTCTTAGTAGTTTATTAGTAGGTGATATAATTTTGAGTTTTGCCAAATTTCTAACTAAAGGGGCTATCGTACCCTGTTCTTGGAAACCAGTCCAGCCATCTGCTACCAGTAAAAAGCATTCAGAATCTCTAGTCTCCGAAGCTGAAAGAAAGGAAGCCAGTCTTTGTTTAATCACAGCTATGAACAGAAACCAGTTAGTGTTTTTCTTGCTATCAAATATAACTACTGGTCTCATCAACCTGATGGTAGATACGTTACACAGCAGTACTTTGTGGGCCTTAATTGTGCTCAATCTCTATATGTTTACCAACTGTTTAATTATATTTGTGTTACACTTGCAAGATAAGACTATAAAATTTTGGTGA
- the PIGW gene encoding phosphatidylinositol-glycan biosynthesis class W protein isoform X2, with product MSQKQMKEAFVSNHNGTSVLEVTQGLCLPAFCILCRGLLIILSQYLCSSHTWRTRLFIDFVFLIVPLVATLTILSSFVLLEHLAVIILGAGLFYQIYCRRTYYARIPVQKILEKFLKISLESEYVPAISCFRVINSAFTAVAILAVDFPLFPRRFAKTELYGTGAMDFGVGGFIFGTAMVCPEVRRKYAEEGSRFYYLTKSLYSVWPLVFLGIGRLVIIKSIGYQEHLTEYGVHWNFFFTLMVVKLITSLLLIIFPLNKSWIVAISIIVLYQLALDFTPLKRLILYGTDGSGTRIGLLNANREGIISTLGYVAIHMAGVQTGSYMFKKRSHVKDWIKVTYCILLTAISLFISLYIVQVNVEVVSRRMANLAFCIWIVASSLILLSSLLVGDIILSFAKFLTKGAIVPCSWKPVQPSATSKKHSESLVSEAERKEASLCLITAMNRNQLVFFLLSNITTGLINLMVDTLHSSTLWALIVLNLYMFTNCLIIFVLHLQDKTIKFW from the coding sequence atgtcTCAAAAGCAGATGAAGGAAGCTTTTGTCAGTAACCACAATGGAACCAGTGTGCTAGAAGTTACCCAAGGCCTGTGCTTACCTGCATTCTGTATCCTGTGCAGAGGGCTCCTGATCATTCTCTCACAGTACTTGTGTTCTTCACATACTTGGAGAACTAGGCTATTCATtgactttgttttcttaatagtTCCCCTGGTGGCAACTTTGaccattttgtcttcttttgtccTCCTTGAGCACCTTGCTGTAATTATCCTTGGGGCAGGGCTATTCTATCAAATATACTGCAGAAGAACTTACTATGCCAGAATACCTGTccagaaaatacttgaaaaattcttgaaaatcagTCTAGAATCAGAATATGTTCCAGCCATCTCTTGTTTCCGTGTAATTAACAGTGCATTTACTGCTGTTGCCATTTTGGCTGTAGACTTCCCACTTTTTCCCAGAAGATTTGCCAAAACTGAGCTCTATGGGACAGGAGCAATGGATTTTGGAGTAGGAGGTTTTATTTTTGGGACTGCAATGGTTTGTCCAGAGGTTAGGAGAAAATATGCAGAAGAAGGGTCCAGATTTTATTATCTTACAAAGTCATTGTACTCTGTTTGGCCATTAGTCTTCCTAGGAATAGGACGATTAGTCATTATAAAATCCATAGGCTATCAGGAACATTTAACGGAGTATGGAGTTCACTGGAACTTTTTCTTTACCTTAATGGTTGTGAAACTTATAACATCATTGCTAttgattatttttcctctaaataaATCCTGGATTGTGGCCATCAGCATTATTGTGTTATACCAACTAGCCCTGGACTTTACCCCATTGAAAAGGTTAATTTTGTATGGCACTGATGGTAGTGGCACAAGGATTGGTTTACTAAATGCCAACCGAGAAGGAATAATTTCTACTTTGGGGTATGTGGCAATTCATATGGCTGGTGTGCAAACAGGGtcatatatgtttaaaaaaagatcacatgTCAAAGACTGGATAAAAGTAACATACTGTATTCTGCTGACAGCAATTAGCCTCTTCATATCTCTTTACATAGTTCAGGTAAATGTAGAAGTTGTATCTCGGAGAATGGCCAATTTAGCCTTTTGTATTTGGATAGTTGCTTCCAGCCTGATCCTTCTTAGTAGTTTATTAGTAGGTGATATAATTTTGAGTTTTGCCAAATTTCTAACTAAAGGGGCTATCGTACCCTGTTCTTGGAAACCAGTCCAGCCATCTGCTACCAGTAAAAAGCATTCAGAATCTCTAGTCTCCGAAGCTGAAAGAAAGGAAGCCAGTCTTTGTTTAATCACAGCTATGAACAGAAACCAGTTAGTGTTTTTCTTGCTATCAAATATAACTACTGGTCTCATCAACCTGATGGTAGATACGTTACACAGCAGTACTTTGTGGGCCTTAATTGTGCTCAATCTCTATATGTTTACCAACTGTTTAATTATATTTGTGTTACACTTGCAAGATAAGACTATAAAATTTTGGTGA